GCGCTACCAAGCTGCGCCACGTCCCGTTGCCCGCCTGACCTGGGGTTTCCCCTGGCCGAACGCGCATGGAAACAATACCGCACTCGGGTCGATGGTCGCGCCCACGTTTCCCGGGCCGCAGCCGCCCGGGCGCCGTCAGCCGTCGCGGGCGACGCCGAGGTCCGGATAGGCCTCCAGCAGGCGCTGCGGGGCCGCCTGCCGCCAGGAGTCGGCGAGGACGTCGCGCAGCTCGTCTTCGTCCTCGAGAGCGGCCAGCCGGGCCCGCACCCAGGCGAACTGGGCCTCGTGGTCGGCGATCCAGAACTTCCCGGGCTCCGCGAGCACCAGTTCGTCGCGCTCCTC
The window above is part of the Streptomyces sp. NBC_00425 genome. Proteins encoded here:
- a CDS encoding MmcQ/YjbR family DNA-binding protein, giving the protein MPDAEDVRRIALSLPDTTEKTAWSMPTFRVAGKMFATLPEEETSLAVRCPKEERDELVLAEPGKFWIADHEAQFAWVRARLAALEDEDELRDVLADSWRQAAPQRLLEAYPDLGVARDG